A genomic stretch from Nocardia wallacei includes:
- a CDS encoding dolichyl-phosphate-mannose--protein mannosyltransferase, with amino-acid sequence MPQLTDARAAIGPAPSSPAPLRPTPDFGPADSLRGWLVTVVLTTMAAVTRLLNLGYPTDGGTPTFDEKYYAHQAWEMLTGSGVEDNPAYGVIVHPPVGKQLIALGEIVFGYTPWGWRFTAAVFGTVLVLLVIRITRRLTRSTMIGAIAGLLLICDGTSFVASRIGMLDIFQAVFVTAAFGCLVVDRDEVRCRLARADAEGRIAVSGFGPRLGVRWWRFGGGVLLGLACGTKWSGLYFVAAFGLLSVCFDVAARRAYGVPRPWAGTAVRDVGPALYALVVVPLLVYLASYGAWFASEDGYDRYSVGNPAAGKGTIGVGGSWSWLPDALRSLWHNHGESLNFHASLTNSAGNHHAWESKPWSWPMSLRPMLFHYSDSATGNCGEPACVKAVMLIGTPALWWLSLPMLSWALWRSTTRRDWRYAAVLVGYCAGILPWLLNLDRQMYYFYAVPLAPFLAMGLALTLADILGPAPTTRTPDGRTTLPRTERRTLTLLAISLYLGIVVADFIWLWPILTAYPITPAAWLDHLWLPSWR; translated from the coding sequence GTGCCCCAGCTGACCGACGCGCGAGCGGCCATCGGCCCGGCGCCGTCCAGTCCGGCGCCGCTACGGCCCACTCCCGATTTCGGTCCTGCCGACAGCCTGCGCGGCTGGCTGGTCACCGTGGTCCTCACCACGATGGCGGCGGTCACCCGGCTGCTGAACCTGGGTTATCCCACCGACGGCGGCACCCCGACCTTCGACGAGAAATACTATGCCCACCAAGCGTGGGAGATGCTCACCGGCAGCGGCGTCGAGGACAACCCGGCCTACGGGGTGATCGTGCACCCGCCGGTCGGCAAGCAGCTGATCGCACTGGGTGAGATCGTGTTCGGCTACACGCCGTGGGGCTGGCGGTTCACCGCGGCGGTCTTCGGAACGGTGTTGGTACTGCTGGTAATTCGCATCACGCGGCGGCTGACGCGCTCCACGATGATCGGCGCGATCGCGGGCCTGCTGCTGATCTGCGACGGCACCAGCTTCGTCGCCTCGCGCATCGGCATGCTCGACATCTTCCAGGCGGTGTTCGTCACGGCCGCGTTCGGCTGCCTGGTCGTGGATCGCGACGAGGTCCGGTGCCGGTTGGCGCGCGCCGACGCCGAAGGGCGCATCGCGGTGAGCGGGTTCGGTCCACGGCTCGGTGTGCGGTGGTGGCGGTTCGGCGGTGGGGTGCTGCTCGGGTTGGCGTGCGGGACGAAATGGTCCGGGCTGTATTTCGTCGCGGCGTTCGGCCTGCTGTCGGTGTGCTTCGATGTCGCCGCGCGCCGCGCCTACGGGGTGCCGCGGCCGTGGGCGGGTACCGCCGTGCGCGATGTCGGTCCCGCGTTGTACGCGCTCGTTGTCGTTCCGCTGCTGGTCTACCTCGCGAGCTATGGCGCGTGGTTCGCGAGCGAGGACGGCTACGACCGGTATTCGGTCGGCAATCCCGCCGCCGGGAAGGGCACGATCGGTGTCGGCGGCAGCTGGTCGTGGCTGCCGGACGCGCTGCGTTCGCTGTGGCACAACCACGGAGAATCACTGAATTTCCATGCGAGCCTGACGAATTCGGCGGGCAATCATCACGCCTGGGAATCCAAACCGTGGTCGTGGCCGATGAGCTTGCGCCCCATGCTGTTCCACTATTCCGACAGCGCGACCGGCAACTGCGGCGAACCCGCGTGCGTCAAGGCCGTGATGCTGATCGGCACGCCCGCCCTGTGGTGGCTGTCGCTACCCATGCTGTCGTGGGCGTTGTGGCGCAGCACGACTCGCCGCGACTGGCGCTACGCCGCCGTCCTCGTCGGCTACTGCGCCGGAATCCTCCCGTGGTTGCTGAACCTCGACCGCCAGATGTACTACTTCTACGCCGTCCCCCTGGCCCCCTTCCTGGCCATGGGCCTGGCCCTGACCCTCGCCGACATCCTCGGCCCCGCCCCCACCACCCGCACCCCCGACGGCCGAACAACCCTGCCCCGCACCGAAAGACGTACCCTCACCCTCCTGGCCATCTCCCTCTACCTCGGCATAGTGGTAGCCGATTTCATCTGGCTATGGCCCATCCTCACCGCCTACCCCATCACCCCCGCCGCCTGGCTCGACCACCTCTGGCTCCCCAGCTGGCGCTGA
- a CDS encoding ArnT family glycosyltransferase, giving the protein MTTTEAPADRAESTAPRESPPWRPRGKRLLFGPPEQPRWARPALWALLVATLVCYLWGLSALGWANEYYAAAVQAGTQSWKALLFGSLDAGNAITVDKPPAALWVMGLSGRLLGFGTFSMLLPQALMAVGSVALLYAAVRRWSGPAAGLLAGGVLALTPVAVTMFRDNNPDALLVLLLVVAAYCVVRAIERGSGWWLAGAGVAVGFGFLTKLLQAFVVLPALAAAFLIAAPIGLWARIWKLLGAAVAVVVSAGWFLVLGTVWPADSRPYIGGSTNNSLLQLALGYNGLGRVFGGEGNGGPGGGPGGGGPGGRPGAMFGGDTGIIRLFRDAMGTEISWLLPAALIGLVALLWRTRATPRTGRTRAALVLWGGWLLVTGLVFSFMKGIIHPYYTVALAPAVAALIAVSVVELWRARASFTSRVILALMSAVTGVWAFVLLGRTPDWFPALRWVVLIGCVVVAVVIVAGAHRLGKWTAVLAVSGLLTGLGGPAAFAINNVAVNDSHTGGMPTSGPKTDRGGWGGPRPAGDDDGNGAPGGGTGTPGGDGGPGAPGTETPSGAIGNGDDAFRRTGPGASPSNAALNKLLEETDNRWAAAALGSHEVSSLELATGKSLLAIGGFSGGDPYPALARFQKYVGDGEIRYFIGGEQRAPGRSGPGADIVAWVKAHFTAIDVGCTTVYDLTTPVS; this is encoded by the coding sequence ATGACGACGACCGAAGCGCCCGCCGATCGGGCCGAGTCCACCGCCCCGCGAGAGTCGCCGCCGTGGCGACCGCGTGGGAAACGCCTGCTGTTCGGGCCGCCCGAGCAGCCGCGGTGGGCTCGTCCGGCGCTGTGGGCGCTGCTGGTGGCGACACTGGTGTGCTATCTGTGGGGTCTGAGCGCGCTCGGCTGGGCCAACGAGTACTACGCGGCCGCGGTGCAGGCGGGGACGCAGAGCTGGAAGGCGCTGCTGTTCGGGTCGCTGGACGCCGGGAACGCGATCACCGTCGACAAGCCGCCCGCCGCGCTGTGGGTGATGGGGTTGTCGGGGCGGCTGCTGGGATTCGGCACGTTCTCGATGCTGCTGCCGCAGGCGCTGATGGCGGTCGGGTCGGTCGCGCTGCTCTACGCGGCCGTGCGGCGGTGGAGTGGACCGGCGGCCGGGTTGCTCGCCGGTGGTGTGCTGGCGTTGACGCCGGTGGCGGTCACCATGTTCCGGGACAACAATCCGGACGCCCTGCTGGTGTTGCTTCTGGTGGTCGCGGCCTACTGTGTGGTGCGCGCGATCGAGCGCGGCAGTGGATGGTGGCTGGCGGGTGCCGGTGTCGCGGTCGGGTTCGGGTTTCTGACGAAGCTGCTGCAGGCGTTCGTGGTGCTGCCCGCCCTCGCGGCGGCCTTCTTGATCGCGGCACCCATCGGGTTGTGGGCGCGGATCTGGAAACTGCTGGGAGCCGCTGTGGCCGTGGTGGTTTCGGCCGGGTGGTTCCTGGTGCTGGGGACGGTGTGGCCGGCGGACTCGCGGCCCTACATCGGCGGCTCCACGAACAACAGTCTGTTGCAGCTGGCGCTGGGGTACAACGGGCTGGGGCGGGTCTTCGGCGGTGAGGGGAACGGCGGGCCCGGTGGCGGTCCGGGCGGTGGCGGTCCGGGTGGTCGCCCGGGTGCGATGTTCGGCGGAGATACCGGGATCATCCGGCTGTTCCGCGACGCGATGGGCACCGAGATCTCCTGGCTGCTGCCGGCGGCGCTGATCGGGCTGGTAGCGCTGCTGTGGCGCACGCGAGCCACGCCGCGCACCGGGCGCACCCGGGCCGCGCTCGTGCTGTGGGGTGGCTGGCTGCTGGTCACCGGTCTCGTCTTCAGCTTCATGAAGGGGATCATCCATCCCTACTACACGGTGGCGCTGGCTCCCGCCGTCGCCGCGCTGATCGCCGTGTCCGTCGTCGAATTGTGGCGTGCCAGAGCATCTTTCACTTCGCGGGTGATCTTGGCCCTGATGTCGGCCGTGACGGGTGTGTGGGCCTTCGTCCTGCTCGGCCGCACACCCGACTGGTTCCCGGCGCTGCGCTGGGTCGTGCTGATCGGATGTGTCGTGGTCGCGGTCGTGATCGTGGCGGGCGCACACCGGCTGGGGAAGTGGACCGCCGTGCTCGCGGTCAGCGGCCTCCTCACCGGTCTCGGTGGTCCGGCCGCCTTCGCGATAAACAATGTGGCGGTAAACGATTCGCACACCGGCGGCATGCCGACCTCGGGCCCGAAGACCGACCGCGGTGGTTGGGGTGGCCCACGCCCGGCCGGTGACGACGATGGGAACGGCGCGCCCGGCGGTGGCACCGGAACCCCGGGTGGGGACGGTGGTCCCGGCGCCCCGGGCACCGAAACGCCTTCGGGCGCAATCGGAAACGGCGACGATGCCTTCCGTCGCACCGGTCCGGGTGCTTCGCCGAGCAATGCCGCGCTGAACAAGCTGCTGGAGGAGACCGACAACCGCTGGGCCGCGGCCGCGCTGGGATCGCACGAGGTCAGCAGCCTCGAGCTGGCCACCGGGAAATCCTTGCTGGCCATCGGCGGATTCAGCGGCGGCGACCCCTACCCGGCCCTCGCCCGGTTCCAGAAGTACGTCGGCGACGGCGAAATCCGCTATTTCATCGGTGGCGAGCAGCGCGCCCCCGGCCGTTCCGGCCCCGGCGCCGACATCGTGGCATGGGTGAAGGCACACTTCACCGCCATCGACGTCGGTTGCACCACGGTCTACGACTTGACCACCCCGGTGTCGTAG
- a CDS encoding alpha/beta fold hydrolase produces MTTVVLVHGAFADSSSWNGVVERLTAQGHSVLAAANPLRGLDSDAAYVASVLDTVADRCVLAGHSYGGSVITVAAQGKPNVSALVYIAAFIPDIGESALELTDKFPGSTLGPTTRPAEYPLADGTTGTELYIRQDEFPGQFAADVDPATAQLMAATQRPVALAALQQPATAAAWRTLPTYALLTTGDKNIPIEAQRYMADRADAISIETPASHAVAVSRPAEVADLIGRAAAR; encoded by the coding sequence ATGACCACCGTAGTCCTCGTCCACGGCGCCTTCGCCGATTCCTCCAGCTGGAACGGCGTCGTGGAACGCCTTACCGCCCAAGGGCATTCGGTGCTCGCCGCCGCCAATCCGCTGCGCGGGCTGGACTCCGATGCCGCCTATGTCGCCTCGGTCCTCGACACCGTGGCCGATCGGTGCGTACTGGCCGGGCATTCCTATGGCGGCAGCGTGATCACCGTTGCGGCACAAGGCAAGCCGAATGTCAGCGCCCTGGTCTACATCGCGGCGTTCATCCCCGACATCGGCGAGAGCGCCCTCGAACTGACCGACAAGTTTCCCGGCTCGACCCTCGGCCCGACCACCCGGCCCGCCGAGTATCCGCTGGCCGACGGCACCACCGGAACCGAGCTCTACATCCGTCAGGACGAGTTCCCCGGCCAGTTCGCCGCCGATGTCGACCCGGCCACCGCGCAGCTGATGGCAGCCACCCAGCGCCCGGTGGCTCTCGCCGCCTTGCAGCAGCCCGCCACCGCGGCGGCCTGGCGGACGCTTCCCACCTACGCCCTGCTCACCACCGGCGACAAGAACATCCCGATCGAGGCGCAGCGATACATGGCCGACCGCGCGGACGCGATCAGCATCGAAACGCCGGCGTCCCACGCGGTGGCGGTATCGCGCCCGGCCGAAGTCGCCGACCTGATCGGCCGAGCCGCCGCGCGGTAG
- a CDS encoding alpha/beta fold hydrolase: MSSPTIVLVHGAFADASSWSPVVERLLAKGLSVAAPSVFNRSLSADAAYIRSFAEQIDGPVLLAGHSYGGAVITVAGLAENVAGLVYVSGYALDEGESLGQLQGGFPDSELAAHLVYSPYPADGEPGTDVSVEVDAFPEIFAAGLDRGRAAVLAVSQRPLAAAAFAEPATAAAWKTKPGWGIVSTADRTINPDVERFGYRRAGLRSVTEIDGPHLIMQTHPDEVTAVLTAAVTELS; the protein is encoded by the coding sequence ATGTCCTCCCCCACCATCGTTCTCGTGCACGGCGCGTTCGCCGACGCCTCCAGCTGGTCTCCGGTTGTCGAGCGGCTACTCGCCAAGGGCCTGTCCGTCGCCGCGCCATCGGTGTTCAACCGGAGCCTGTCCGCCGACGCCGCGTACATCCGGTCCTTCGCCGAACAGATCGACGGCCCGGTGCTCTTGGCCGGGCACTCGTACGGCGGCGCGGTCATCACCGTCGCGGGCCTCGCCGAGAACGTCGCCGGACTGGTGTACGTCTCCGGATACGCCCTCGACGAAGGCGAGAGCCTCGGGCAGTTGCAAGGCGGATTTCCCGATTCCGAACTCGCCGCCCACCTGGTCTACTCGCCCTACCCCGCCGACGGCGAGCCCGGCACCGATGTCTCGGTCGAGGTCGACGCCTTCCCCGAGATCTTCGCGGCCGGTCTGGACCGCGGGCGCGCCGCGGTGCTGGCCGTCTCGCAGCGCCCGCTGGCCGCCGCCGCCTTCGCCGAGCCCGCCACCGCCGCGGCCTGGAAGACCAAGCCGGGCTGGGGCATCGTCTCCACCGCTGACCGCACCATCAACCCCGACGTGGAGCGATTCGGCTACCGGCGCGCCGGGCTGCGCTCGGTCACCGAGATCGACGGCCCGCACCTGATCATGCAGACCCACCCCGACGAAGTGACCGCCGTGCTCACCGCCGCCGTCACCGAGTTGTCCTGA
- a CDS encoding glycosyltransferase family 39 protein — translation MWRRLSLAGLLAVTAVLYLWGLGAGGWANQFYAAAVQAGSTSWKAMLFGSSDAANAITVDKTPGALWVMDLSARVFGFNSWSLLAPQALEGVAAVGVLYAAVRRASGHWPGILAGAVLALTPVAALMFRYDNPDALLVLLLTAAAYCVLRSVEKGAAAWWLPLAGVAVGFGFLAKMMQAFLVLPAFAVVYLLAAQVPWRTRIARSVAAVLAMVVSAGWYLLLVELWPAGSRPYIGGSQDNSIIELTLGYNGFGRITGNETGGLGNTNFDAGWDRLFAYQMGGQVAWLLPAAVILGVAGLWLRRRAPRTDAVRAALLLWLGWLVVTGVVFSFSNGILHPYYTVALAPAIGGAVGVGAASVWRRRNDLRANLVLAGALAATVWLASVLLRRTPDWLPWLAPAIVVAGVPGTVLLLVRHRLPNVVAAGSVTLALLAAGAGPAAYSLATVADTHSGAMPSAGPAGAGHFGPGGPRPGGGDGRAPDGRTTTGPFAQPDGRPQSGTGPMPSTGVRSGAGVVPGAGVQSGAGVVPGAGVQSGAGAAGATVDGGVGVRTGGMGMGGPFGAVKPGANIVAALRADAGAYTWAAAMIGSDNAAAYQLATGEPVMAIGGYNGTDPAPTLAQFQQYVAQHRIHYFIDGSVMFGMRGATTGSQESAAIAAWVKAHYPARTIDGVTVYDLTTTA, via the coding sequence ATGTGGCGGCGGCTGTCGCTGGCGGGTCTGCTGGCGGTGACCGCGGTGCTGTACTTGTGGGGCCTCGGGGCCGGTGGCTGGGCCAACCAGTTCTATGCCGCCGCGGTGCAGGCGGGCTCGACCAGCTGGAAGGCGATGCTGTTCGGGTCCAGCGACGCCGCCAACGCGATCACCGTGGACAAGACTCCGGGCGCGCTGTGGGTGATGGATCTGTCGGCGCGGGTGTTCGGGTTCAACTCGTGGAGTCTGCTGGCGCCGCAGGCGCTGGAGGGGGTGGCCGCGGTCGGCGTGCTGTACGCGGCCGTGCGACGGGCCAGCGGGCACTGGCCGGGGATCCTGGCAGGGGCGGTGCTGGCGCTGACTCCGGTGGCGGCGTTGATGTTTCGCTACGACAACCCGGACGCGCTGCTGGTGCTGCTGCTGACCGCCGCGGCCTACTGTGTGCTGCGCTCGGTCGAAAAGGGCGCTGCCGCATGGTGGTTGCCGCTGGCGGGGGTGGCCGTCGGGTTCGGTTTCCTGGCCAAGATGATGCAGGCGTTCCTGGTGCTTCCCGCCTTCGCCGTGGTGTATCTGCTCGCGGCGCAGGTGCCGTGGCGGACCCGGATCGCCCGATCGGTGGCGGCCGTGCTCGCCATGGTGGTGTCGGCGGGGTGGTACCTGCTGCTGGTGGAGCTGTGGCCCGCGGGTTCCCGTCCGTACATCGGCGGATCGCAGGACAACAGCATTATCGAATTGACCCTCGGGTACAACGGTTTCGGCCGGATCACCGGCAACGAGACCGGCGGCTTGGGCAACACCAACTTCGACGCCGGATGGGACCGGCTGTTCGCTTACCAGATGGGCGGCCAGGTGGCGTGGTTGCTGCCGGCGGCGGTGATCCTGGGCGTGGCCGGTCTGTGGCTGCGGCGGCGGGCGCCGCGCACGGACGCGGTACGGGCGGCGCTGCTGCTGTGGCTGGGCTGGCTGGTCGTGACCGGCGTGGTGTTCAGCTTCTCCAACGGCATCCTGCACCCGTATTACACGGTGGCCTTGGCTCCGGCCATCGGCGGCGCGGTGGGCGTGGGCGCGGCCTCGGTGTGGCGGCGGCGCAACGATCTTCGCGCGAACCTGGTCCTCGCGGGTGCGCTGGCGGCCACCGTCTGGCTCGCCTCCGTGCTACTGCGGCGCACCCCGGACTGGCTGCCGTGGCTGGCACCGGCGATCGTGGTCGCGGGCGTGCCGGGCACTGTGCTTCTGCTGGTGCGGCACCGGCTCCCGAACGTGGTCGCCGCCGGTTCGGTCACCCTTGCGCTGCTCGCCGCCGGAGCGGGACCGGCCGCGTATTCCCTTGCCACGGTTGCCGATACGCATTCGGGCGCCATGCCCTCCGCGGGCCCGGCGGGCGCGGGTCACTTCGGCCCGGGCGGCCCCCGCCCCGGCGGCGGAGACGGCCGGGCACCCGACGGCCGCACCACCACCGGTCCCTTCGCCCAACCGGACGGACGCCCCCAATCCGGCACCGGTCCGATGCCGAGCACCGGCGTCCGGTCCGGTGCTGGGGTCGTGCCGGGGGCCGGGGTGCAATCGGGTGCTGGGGTCGTGCCGGGGGCCGGGGTGCAGTCCGGTGCTGGGGCGGCAGGGGCGACTGTGGATGGTGGTGTGGGTGTGCGGACCGGTGGGATGGGGATGGGCGGGCCTTTCGGGGCGGTGAAGCCGGGGGCGAACATCGTGGCGGCGCTGCGGGCCGACGCGGGTGCTTACACCTGGGCGGCCGCGATGATCGGTTCCGACAACGCCGCCGCGTATCAGCTGGCCACCGGGGAGCCGGTGATGGCGATCGGCGGCTACAACGGCACCGACCCGGCGCCCACCCTGGCGCAGTTCCAGCAGTATGTGGCCCAGCACCGGATCCACTACTTCATCGACGGCTCGGTGATGTTCGGCATGCGCGGCGCGACCACCGGCAGCCAGGAGTCAGCTGCGATCGCCGCCTGGGTGAAGGCCCACTACCCGGCCCGGACCATCGACGGCGTAACCGTCTACGACCTCACCACCACGGCCTGA
- a CDS encoding SMP-30/gluconolactonase/LRE family protein — protein MRSARPVRRVGAALDNCSYLGSPLWHRGRLWVSDFSTGRVLATDGHGAVEVVAEVPGRPGGLGFLPDDRLLIVSMKDRRLLVRDHRGAVTEYADLSAVLPGDANEMVVDARGRAYVGNFGFDPAAGEPIRSSGLVRVDPDGPVTVVAEDLAFPNGMAILSREVLVVAETADDRITAFDIAPNGGLINRRTWAAFGPATQVEWGGGPMPRPAVAPGGLCADADDAVWVADCLHGRAVRVREGGGLVDEIRVDAGVFDCALGGPDGRTLFLCTAPSLFEPDQRPTRDARLLAVPVSWPRQILRAR, from the coding sequence GTGAGGTCCGCGCGCCCGGTTCGCCGGGTGGGTGCGGCCCTGGACAACTGCTCGTATCTCGGGTCGCCGCTGTGGCATCGAGGCAGACTGTGGGTGTCGGACTTCAGCACCGGGCGGGTGCTCGCGACCGACGGGCACGGGGCCGTGGAGGTGGTGGCCGAGGTGCCCGGCCGGCCCGGCGGGCTCGGCTTCCTGCCGGACGACAGGCTGCTCATCGTGTCGATGAAGGACCGCCGGTTGCTGGTGCGGGACCACCGGGGCGCGGTCACCGAGTACGCCGATCTGTCCGCGGTGCTGCCGGGCGACGCCAACGAGATGGTGGTGGACGCGCGCGGGCGCGCCTATGTGGGCAATTTCGGATTCGATCCGGCGGCGGGTGAGCCGATCAGATCGAGCGGGCTGGTCCGGGTCGACCCGGACGGTCCGGTCACCGTGGTGGCCGAGGATCTGGCGTTTCCCAACGGCATGGCGATTCTGTCCCGGGAGGTACTGGTGGTGGCGGAGACCGCCGACGATCGGATCACCGCCTTCGACATCGCCCCGAACGGCGGCCTGATCAATCGGCGGACGTGGGCGGCCTTCGGACCGGCCACCCAGGTCGAGTGGGGCGGCGGGCCGATGCCCCGGCCCGCGGTGGCCCCGGGCGGCCTGTGCGCGGACGCCGACGACGCGGTCTGGGTCGCGGACTGCCTGCACGGCCGGGCCGTCCGCGTCCGCGAGGGCGGCGGCCTGGTCGACGAAATACGAGTCGACGCAGGGGTTTTCGACTGCGCTCTGGGCGGTCCCGACGGCCGAACGCTGTTCCTGTGCACCGCGCCTTCGCTCTTCGAGCCCGATCAGCGCCCCACCCGCGACGCGCGGTTGCTCGCGGTGCCGGTGTCGTGGCCCAGGCAGATCCTGCGGGCTCGCTGA
- a CDS encoding cytochrome P450 family protein codes for MRNLPAFPAADESPLQTCLRLREIAPVVEVEFPGGVSGYLALTYAAVREILSGDNVSFVRDPKHWPALHDGTIPEDWPLRAVVQGEHLSTKDGREHRRLRGLIGTAFTPARVRALEPRIQRIIDDLLDDVVAAGDGVDLVPAFTEAVPMAVICELFGVPEPDRGRLRQWTATLLAHNTSPEEAFAAQSGLMAYLHELVERKGREPGEDLTSHLVRARDNDDKLTAEELVAVLWIMLVAGHETTVHMLGYAILALAQHPDQLELAKAGDLWADVVEETVRYRHSVMMTSWRFTVTEVTIAGVTIPQGSAVGVVYQACGIDPAEYGDTAHEFDITRAQRSGQLGFGHGPRFCIGAGLARLEGRLALASLYRRLPELAVLVDPNDITYSPSFFTIGPLSIPVAVGTAR; via the coding sequence ATGAGGAATCTTCCTGCTTTCCCCGCCGCGGACGAGAGTCCGCTCCAAACCTGCCTCCGGCTCCGGGAGATCGCGCCGGTGGTCGAGGTGGAATTCCCGGGCGGCGTTTCCGGTTACCTGGCCCTGACCTACGCCGCCGTGCGCGAAATCCTCAGCGGCGACAACGTTTCCTTCGTCCGGGACCCGAAACACTGGCCGGCGCTGCACGACGGCACCATCCCCGAGGATTGGCCGCTGCGCGCCGTGGTGCAGGGCGAGCATCTGTCGACCAAGGACGGCCGCGAACATCGGCGGCTGCGCGGGCTGATCGGCACGGCCTTCACCCCGGCCCGGGTACGGGCACTCGAGCCGCGCATCCAGCGGATCATCGATGACCTCCTCGACGACGTGGTCGCCGCCGGTGACGGGGTCGACCTGGTGCCGGCGTTCACCGAGGCCGTGCCGATGGCGGTGATCTGCGAACTGTTCGGCGTGCCCGAGCCCGATCGCGGCCGGCTGCGGCAGTGGACGGCAACGCTGTTGGCGCACAACACTTCTCCCGAGGAGGCGTTCGCCGCGCAGAGCGGGCTCATGGCGTATCTGCACGAGCTGGTCGAGCGGAAAGGGCGGGAGCCGGGTGAGGATCTCACCTCCCATCTGGTGCGGGCGCGCGACAACGACGACAAACTCACCGCGGAGGAACTGGTCGCGGTCCTGTGGATCATGCTCGTCGCGGGCCACGAGACCACCGTGCACATGCTCGGATACGCGATCCTCGCACTGGCGCAGCATCCCGACCAGCTCGAGCTGGCCAAGGCGGGCGATCTCTGGGCCGACGTGGTCGAGGAGACGGTGCGGTATCGACATTCGGTGATGATGACCAGCTGGCGCTTCACGGTGACCGAGGTGACCATCGCGGGCGTGACCATTCCGCAGGGGAGCGCGGTCGGTGTGGTGTATCAGGCCTGCGGTATCGATCCGGCCGAATATGGTGACACCGCGCACGAATTCGACATCACGCGAGCACAGCGGTCCGGGCAGCTGGGCTTCGGTCACGGGCCTCGATTCTGTATCGGTGCGGGGCTCGCGCGGTTGGAGGGCCGGCTCGCGCTCGCGTCGCTGTATCGTCGATTGCCAGAGCTCGCGGTACTGGTCGACCCGAACGACATCACCTATTCACCGTCCTTCTTCACCATCGGTCCGTTGTCGATACCCGTCGCTGTCGGCACAGCGCGGTGA
- a CDS encoding MFS transporter has product MASTVTGLSARLRWVVAVSCMAVALVVASMAALYTALPAIAADTGATQAQLTWVIDGYTLALACLVLPAGALGDRYGRRLMLIAGLVLFAVASAVPLLIDGPIWLISARAVAGAGAALVMPSTLSLLTAGLPRAKRSVAVGIWAGTVGGGAVLGILGSGLLMARWSWLSIMIAMAAAGAVLAVAAYTVPESSDSSRPPFDPWGALSAAVAIGLVTVAALEAPQRGWTDTVVLLAAGAGLAAAGMFVLIELRVARPLLDVRLFTGRRFGTGTVSVAVQFAVSFGLFMVIVQFFQLILGYGPLLSALAMAPMIAPMLGLSIVAPWLAERFGLRLPTATGLAVVGAGLLALGRLSAASTFLDVLWPLLIMSTGLGLSAAPATAAIIDGAPADKHGVAAAVNDAAREVGAALGIALSGSLLAAGYSEHIAPTLPLVPEPAREPVSSSLAGALEVTDRLGPSAKPLAEFAESAFMHGLQQATTVLGVITLVVAVALGLWAPGRGAPSARAEEPQPEAAAVGGAESETSS; this is encoded by the coding sequence ATGGCCTCGACCGTAACCGGACTGTCGGCCCGGCTGCGCTGGGTGGTGGCGGTCTCCTGCATGGCGGTGGCGCTGGTCGTGGCCTCCATGGCGGCGCTGTATACCGCGCTGCCCGCGATCGCCGCCGATACCGGCGCCACCCAGGCGCAACTCACGTGGGTCATCGACGGCTACACGCTGGCGCTGGCGTGCCTGGTGCTGCCCGCCGGCGCTCTCGGCGACCGCTACGGGCGCAGGCTGATGCTGATCGCCGGACTCGTGCTGTTCGCGGTGGCCTCGGCGGTGCCGCTGCTGATCGACGGGCCGATCTGGCTGATCTCGGCGCGGGCCGTCGCGGGCGCGGGCGCGGCGCTGGTGATGCCGTCCACGCTGTCCCTCCTCACCGCCGGGCTGCCACGGGCGAAACGTAGTGTGGCCGTGGGCATCTGGGCCGGAACCGTGGGCGGCGGGGCGGTGCTGGGCATCCTCGGCTCCGGGCTGCTGATGGCGCGCTGGTCGTGGTTGTCGATCATGATCGCGATGGCCGCGGCGGGCGCCGTGCTGGCCGTGGCGGCGTACACGGTTCCCGAATCGTCGGACTCGTCGCGCCCGCCCTTCGATCCGTGGGGTGCGCTGTCCGCGGCCGTCGCCATCGGCCTGGTCACGGTCGCGGCATTGGAAGCGCCGCAACGCGGTTGGACCGACACGGTCGTGCTGCTCGCGGCGGGCGCGGGGTTGGCCGCCGCCGGGATGTTCGTGCTGATCGAACTGCGCGTGGCTCGTCCGCTGCTGGATGTGCGGCTGTTCACCGGGCGGCGGTTCGGCACCGGCACCGTGTCGGTCGCGGTCCAATTCGCCGTGTCCTTCGGGCTTTTCATGGTGATCGTGCAGTTCTTCCAGCTGATCCTCGGCTATGGGCCGCTGCTCTCGGCGCTGGCGATGGCGCCGATGATCGCTCCCATGCTCGGGCTGTCGATCGTGGCGCCGTGGCTGGCCGAGCGGTTCGGGTTACGCCTGCCCACCGCGACGGGGCTGGCCGTGGTCGGGGCGGGCCTGCTGGCGCTGGGACGGCTGTCGGCCGCGAGCACCTTCCTGGACGTGCTGTGGCCGCTGCTGATCATGAGCACCGGCCTGGGGTTGTCGGCGGCGCCCGCGACCGCGGCGATCATCGACGGCGCGCCCGCCGACAAGCACGGCGTCGCCGCCGCGGTGAACGACGCGGCCCGCGAAGTCGGTGCGGCGCTGGGCATCGCGCTGTCGGGCAGCCTCCTCGCCGCCGGCTACAGCGAGCACATCGCGCCGACGCTGCCGCTGGTTCCCGAACCGGCCCGCGAGCCGGTCTCGAGTTCCCTGGCCGGCGCCCTCGAGGTGACCGACCGGCTCGGCCCGTCCGCGAAACCCTTGGCCGAGTTCGCCGAATCCGCCTTCATGCACGGACTCCAGCAGGCCACCACGGTATTGGGCGTGATCACCCTCGTCGTCGCCGTGGCGCTGGGGCTGTGGGCGCCCGGCCGCGGCGCCCCGTCCGCTCGCGCCGAGGAACCACAGCCGGAGGCAGCGGCGGTCGGGGGCGCTGAGTCCGAAACCTCTTCGTAG